AAGGCTGATCCCTTTTGCGGAACCAATCCCCGAAAGGAATACGGCAATCGCACAACCTAAGATCCCTAAGGTTAAACCGATTGGGTCAACCATTTTCCCTCCTATTTAATCTCCACATATTTTGTCTCTAACTTAAATGGAGAAAATCTTTTCCCCCCGCCGGTGAAGAAACGGGGAAAGAACTCAACATAATTTAACCGCAGGGTATGGACAAACGCCCCCAAGATGCTCACCGCAATGTTATAGGTATGGCCAATTAAGAGAACAAAGAGAGTGAGGATTATCCCTAAAGCCGGGATCCCCTTCACCATCCAGGCAATACTATTTACCGCCATCCCAATTCCCGCGGTCATCATTCCCAAAGCCATCAACCGGATATAGGAAAGGATAATCCCGATAAAGGAAGTTCCACCATAGAGATTGTAGGCTCCCCAAATTAACTTTTTTACCAGTTGCCGATTGATTGGGGAAAGGAAAATTGATCCAACCCCTAAGGCGAGAAAAATGGGAGCGGGGATTAAATTCCCCATATAAAGAAGGAAAGTGGCGAAGGCTAAGCAATAGGGGATCAATTTCCCAATTGTCAACTTCTTCCGATTATCCATAAGGGAGAAGAAGATAGTGAGAAGAAAGAGGAGGAGGAATAGGATCTTAAAATATCGGAGGCGAAAACCAAGAGAGAGGAGGAAGGAGGAAAGGGTAGAGAAAAAGAGAAGATGCCTTGAAAGATAATTGGGATGGAAACGGGAAAGGGTGATAAGTCCAGCAGCCGCCACTAAGATCAGGGAGATAAAAATTGGCTTTAAGGAATAAAAGGTTTTACCTAAAAGGAAGAAGGAGAGTAAAGAATTTAAGAGGATGAGCCAAAAGCCTTCATTGAAGAGAGTGGGAAGGGGATTTCTTATCCGGAAGGAGTCGTAAATCTCTAAGAGGAGACCATAGTTGAGATGGATATAGCCAAGGGCTAAGGAGAGATAGAAAAAGGTGAGGGGATTTTGAAACGGATCAAAAAGGACCAAACGGTCTTTGAAGGTTTTCAGAAAGGGGATGGCTAACCTTTCTAAGATATCACCAAACCAACTATTGGTGATCGCCCCGGCACCGATGGTAAATCCGCTACAAATTGCTAAAAGGATAAGGAAATTTTTCATCCTTTTCAATCTTCCGAGGAGAAGAAGGGATAAGAATAGGGTGATCAAACCGTAGCCGGCATCGGAGAGGCAGAGGGCGAAGAAGATGATAAAGAAAGGGGTGAGGTAAGGGGTGGGGTCAATCTCCTGATAAGAAGGCATCCCGTAGAGATTGACCACCATCTCAAAGGGTTGGAAGATCCTCTTATTTTCTAAGGCAACGGGAGGCTCTTCGTTCAATTCGGGTTTAATGCGGGTTAAGACCGCGGTGGGAAATTTACTCACTAAAGAGAAAAGTGTCTTATAGTCTCGTTCCTTAACCCAACCTTCAATCACCACCGAACTTTTGGTTTGGTGGAGATGGTTCTCTATTTCTCTTCGCACTTTCACATTTTGGTAGTAGTCAGCCCCGATTTTTAACTGGGGGAGAAAGGAAGTGAGTTTTTCCATCTCTTTCGCCAACTCTTCCCTCTTCTTTCTCATCTCCTCCTTTAAGGAATTTAACCTCTCAATATTCTTCTCTATCGTTCCGGAAAACTTTCTTAAATCAATCGGGGTGAAATCCTTTCCCGAGAGGAATTCCCTGACCTCTTTCCCTTTCTCCTTGGGAAAAAGGACTAGGGCATAGACCCGATTTAAAGAACGACTAATCTCTTTGAGGTAAAATCCCCTCTTTTCTTCCTCCCCTTTTGCCTCAATAAATAACTTGGGAGTGGGGAAGAAGCCGAGGGCTACCTCAAATTTCTCTAAGGAATATAAATCCTCTATCTCACTCGGAAGCGAGGCGAGGGGTTTAATTTTTGCCAATTCCTGGTCAATCTCCTTCTCCTTCTCGGCTAAGGAATTTACCTCCTCCTTCCACCCTTTAACCTTTTGAACCAGAGAGGGTAGGTCTTCCTTAACCGTAAACTCCTCCAGACTGATTGCGACCTTTTTCCTCTCCTCGGGTTTTATCCCTTCTAAGTAGGCGATTACCTCTTCGC
The candidate division WOR-3 bacterium genome window above contains:
- a CDS encoding V-type ATP synthase subunit I; this encodes MAVAKVSKILLACHKSEKEELLSSLQKKGIVHITKVKEAGRGEEKEFFDLINACEEVIAYLEGIKPEERKKVAISLEEFTVKEDLPSLVQKVKGWKEEVNSLAEKEKEIDQELAKIKPLASLPSEIEDLYSLEKFEVALGFFPTPKLFIEAKGEEEKRGFYLKEISRSLNRVYALVLFPKEKGKEVREFLSGKDFTPIDLRKFSGTIEKNIERLNSLKEEMRKKREELAKEMEKLTSFLPQLKIGADYYQNVKVRREIENHLHQTKSSVVIEGWVKERDYKTLFSLVSKFPTAVLTRIKPELNEEPPVALENKRIFQPFEMVVNLYGMPSYQEIDPTPYLTPFFIIFFALCLSDAGYGLITLFLSLLLLGRLKRMKNFLILLAICSGFTIGAGAITNSWFGDILERLAIPFLKTFKDRLVLFDPFQNPLTFFYLSLALGYIHLNYGLLLEIYDSFRIRNPLPTLFNEGFWLILLNSLLSFFLLGKTFYSLKPIFISLILVAAAGLITLSRFHPNYLSRHLLFFSTLSSFLLSLGFRLRYFKILFLLLFLLTIFFSLMDNRKKLTIGKLIPYCLAFATFLLYMGNLIPAPIFLALGVGSIFLSPINRQLVKKLIWGAYNLYGGTSFIGIILSYIRLMALGMMTAGIGMAVNSIAWMVKGIPALGIILTLFVLLIGHTYNIAVSILGAFVHTLRLNYVEFFPRFFTGGGKRFSPFKLETKYVEIK